A region of the Muricauda sp. MAR_2010_75 genome:
GTAGAGCGTCAGCCTTCCAAGCTGAATGTCGCCGGTTCGAACCCGGTCTCCCGCTCTAAGGCAATTATTGCCATTCCTGCGAAGGCAGGAATCTCTTCCTTTAAATAAGGAAATTTTAAAGGTAGTTGATTCAACACTTTACGCCGGTGTAGCTCAGGGGTAGAGCGTTTCCTTGGTAAGGAAGAGGTCAGGGGTTCAAATCCCCTCATTGGCTCAAAACGATTTGTACACTAATATAAACTAAGAATTAAATTATTTTAAAATGGCAAAGGAAACTTTTGATCGTTCCAAACCCCACTTAAATATTGGTACCATTGGACACGTGGATCACGGTAAAACAACATTGACTGCTGCTATTACCACTGTATTGGCAAATGCTGGTTTGTCAGAGCTTAGAAGCTTTGATTCCATTGATAATGCGCCTGAGGAGAAGGAAAGAGGTATTACCATCAACACTTCACACGTTGAGTACCAAACTGAAAACCGTCACTACGCACACGTTGACTGTCCTGGTCACGCGGATTACGTAAAGAACATGGTTACTGGTGCTGCTCAAATGGACGGTGCCATCTTGGTTGTTGCTGCAACTGATGGTCCTATGCCACAAACTCGTGAGCACATCCTTTTGGGTCGCCAAGTAGGTATTCCACGTATCGTTGTTTTCTTGAACAAAGTAGACATGGTTGATGATGAGGAGCTTTTGGAGCTTGTTGAAATGGAAGTAAGGGAATTGCTTTCTTTCTACGAGTACGATGGTGACAACGGACCTGTTATTGCTGGTTCTGCATTGGGTGCATTGAACGGTGAGCAAAAATGGGTTGACACTGTAATGGAGTTGATGAAAGCTGTTGATGAGTGGATTGAGGAGCCTCAACGTGAAGTTGATAAAGATTTCTTGATGCCTATCGAAGACGTGTTCACTATTACTGGTCGTGGTACTGTTGCTACAGGACGTATCGAAACTGGAATTGCCAACACTGGTGATGCTGTTGATATTATTGGTATGGGTGCTGAGAAACTTTCTTCCACAATTACCGGGGTAGAGATGTTCCGTAAGATTTTGGATAGAGGTGAAGCTGGTGATAACGTAGGTATCCTTTTGAGAGGTATTGAAAAATCCGATATCAAAAGAGGTATGGTAATCTGCAAGCCAGGTTCTGTTAAGCCGCACGCTAAATTTAAAGCTGAGGTGTATATCCTTAAAAAAGAAGAAGGTGGACGTCACACTCCATTCCATAATAACTACCGTCCTCAGTTCTACGTTCGTACAACTGACGTGACTGGAAACATCAACCTTCCTGATGGAGTAGAAATGGTTATGCCTGGTGACAACTTGACAATCACTGTTGATTTGATTCAACCTATCGCATTGAGCGTAGGTTTACGTTTCGCTATCCGTGAAGGTGGTAGAACAGTAGGTGCTGGTCAGGTTACTGAGATTCTAGATTAATCATTTACAATAAAAATTGTACGCCAAAGGGTGTTCCGATTCTGTCGGGATACCTTTCGGCGTAATTAAACGGGTGTAGCTCAGTTGGTAGAGCACTGGTCTCCAAAACCAGGTGTCGGGAGTTCGAGTCTCTCCTCCCGTGCAACAGAAAAGATAAAGGCACAGTGAGACGAGAAGTTTATCCCGAGCGTAGTCGAGGGAAGTCTCTCCTCCCGTGCAAAGGAAAAGATAAAAGCATGTTTGAGATGGTAAAGTCTCTTCGAGGTTTGTGCTTAGCGCAGCCGAAGCATGCAAGAAAATACAAATACTATGCTCACTTACATAAAGGAATCATTTGAGGAGTTAAAGAACAATGTTACCTGGTTGGACAGGGATAAAGCTTCCAATCTTATGGTTATTGTGGCTGTTTTTTCCATCGTGTTTGCTTTGGCGACATGGGGTGTTGATTCACTTTTTAGTAAGTTGATCGGCTTGTATTTCGATAAATTAATTGGGTAGTAGGTATGTCTGAGGTTCTGGAGAAAAAATGGTATGTGGTAAGGGCCGTAAGTGGCCAGGAGAACAAAATCAAAGGCTACATTGAAAGTGAAGTGGAGCGTGCAGGTTTTGGCGACTACCTTGAGGAAGTTCTTGTGCCTACCGAAAAAGTTGTACAAATCAGAAATGGAAAGAAAATCAACAAAGAAAGGGTTTACTTTCCAGGATATATCATGATCAAAGCCAATTTAGGTGGTGAAATGGTGCATATCATCCGTTCCATCACCAATGTAATTGGATTTTTGGGAGAAGTAAAAGGAGGTGACCCCGTTCCTTTAAGAAAATCGGAGGTGAACCGTATGTTAGGGAAAGTGGATGAGCTGGCTGTCAATACAGACAACGTGGCCATTCCATTTGTGTTGGGAGAAACGGTTAAGGTTATTGATGGTCCTTTCAACGGATTCAATGGGACTGTTGAGAAAATCAATGAAGAAAAGCGTAAGCTAGAGGTGATGGTGAAAATTTTCGGAAGAAAGACACCATTGGAACTCAGCTATATGCAGGTAGAGAAGGTATAAACAGATATTAGATGCTAGATATGAGATGTGAGATTGATTGCTTCTCAATACTAGAATCTAAAATCTCAAGACTATAAATAGAGCTGTTACATATATAAAGCTGTGTTGCTTCCAATTGACACACTTTAAATTTAATTAGAAACAATGGCAAAAGAAGTAGATAAGGTAGTTAAATTACAAGTTAGGGGAGGTGCTGCGAACCCATCGCCACCGGTTGGACCCGCCTTAGGTGCTGCTGGTGTTAACATCATGGAGTTCTGTAAGCAGTTTAATGCGCGTACACAGGACAAGCCGGGCAAAGTATTGCCTGTTGTTATCACCGTTTACAAAGACAAGTCTTTCGACTTTGTTGTAAAAACACCACCTGCGGCAGTTCAATTGTTGGAAGCGGCTAAGATTAAAAAAGGATCGGGCGAACCTAACAGGGTAAAACCAGGGTCAGTGACATGGGATCAAGTAAAACAAATCGCCGAAGATAAAATGGTGGATTTGAACGCTTTTACCGTGGAATCTGCAATGAGTATGGTAGCCGGTACGGCAAGATCTATGGGTCTTAAAGTATCTGGACAAAGACCTTTTTAAAATCTTAAAGCAATTATAATGGCAAGATTGACAAAAAAGCAAAAAGAGGCCCAGGCCAAAATAGAGAAGAACAAACTCTATTCTTTGGATGAGGCATCTTCTTTGATAAAAGAAATTACCAATGTAAAATTTGATGCTTCCATTGACCTTGCAGTTCGTTTGGGTGTAGACCCAAGAAAGGCAAACCAAATGGTACGTGGCGTTGTTACCCTTCCTCACGGAACTGGTAAAGACGTGAAGGTTTTGGCATTGGTGACCCCAGATAAAGAAGCAGAAGCTAAAGAAGCGGGTGCTGATTATGTTGGGTTGGACGAATATTTGGATAAAATCAAAGGCGGTTGGACAGACGTTGATGTAATCATCACTATGCCAAGCGTTATGGGTAAATTAGGTCCATTGGGTCGCGTTTTGGGACCTCGAGGACTAATGCCCAATCCAAAGACCGGAACTGTAACCATGGATGTGGCGAAGGCTGTATCTGATGTAAAGGCCGGTAAGATTGACTTTAAAGTGGACAAAACGGGAATTGTGCATGCCGCTATCGGTAAAGCTTCATTTTCTGCAGATAAAATTGCAGGCAATGCCAAGGAATTGATCGATACCTTGAACAAGCTAAAACCAGCTGCTGCAAAAGGAGTGTACATGAAGAGTATCTACATGTCCAGCACTATGAGTCCCAGTGTTCAATTAGATCCAAAAGCAGTTTAAGTAACTGGTAGCTCAATATTTTAACTATGACAAGAGAAGAAAAAGCAACAGTAATAGAAGATTTGACTGCACAGTTAGCTGAAAACGCCAATATTTACTTGGCAGATATTTCAGGATTGGATGCCGTTGCCACTTCCAATTTAAGAAGGGCATGTTTTAAGGCCAATATTAAACTTGCAGTTGTTAAGAACACCTTGCTTGCAAAAGCAATGGAAGCTTCTGATAAGGAATTTGGTGAACTTCCCGGCGTATTGAAAGGAAATACATCTATGATGTTTTCCGAAACCGGAAACGCACCTGCGAAACTTATCAAGGACTTTAGAAAGAAATCAGATAGACCTTTGTTGAAAGGAGCCTTTATTGAAGAGGCAGTTTATATCGGTGACGAGAATTTGGACAAACTTGTAAGTATCAAGTCCAAAGAGGAAGTTATCGGTGATATCATCGGATTGTTGCAATCACCAGCCAAGAATGTTATTTCTGGACTTAAATCTGGTGGCGGTAAACTGGCCGGTATCCTTAAGACATTATCTGAGAAAGAATAATTCGCGCACAATAAACTAAGTATATTTTTAAACATTTTTATTAAACGATAGAAAAATGGCAGATTTAAAAGATTTTGCAGAACAGTTGGTTAACCTAACAGTAAAAGAGGTAAATGAGTTGGCCGACATCCTAAAAGAAGAATACGGTATTGAGCCTGCTGCTGCTGCAGTAGCCGTTGCTGGTGGTGCTTCCGCTGGTGGTGGAGAAGGTGAAGCTGCTGAGGAAAAATCAGAATTTGATGTAATCCTTAAAGCTGCTGGTGCCTCTAAATTGGCAGTAGTTAAACTGGTTAAGGAATTGACCGGTCTTGGACTAAAAGACGCTAAAGATATCGTTGATAGTGCACCTAAAGCTGTTAAAGAAGGTATTGCTAAAGACGAAGCAGAAGGCATCAAAAAATCATTGGAAGAAGCAGGAGCAGAAGTTGAGCTTAAATAATTCGCTTTTACCATAGAAAGTTTGGTTAAGGTCTTTCCATTTTTTGGTTAGACCTTAGCCTATTTATATAAGGAGTGTATAAAGCCGTACACTAACCCACATAATATTCACGATCAAAATTTGTCCATTGATGTTCACAAACACTACTGAAAGAGTAAATTTCGCATCTGCTAAGAACATACCGGATTACCCGGATTTCTTGGACATTCAGATAAAATCGTTCCAAGACTTTTTTCAGCTTGAAACAAAATCTGATGAAAGAGGAAACGAAGGTCTCTACAATACCTTCATGGAGAATTTTCCAATTACTGACACCAGAAACCAATTTGTACTTGAGTTTTTGGATTACTTCATAGATCCACCCAGATATTCCATCCAAGAATGTATTGAGCGTGGACTTACCTATAGCGTTCCCTTAAAGGCACGTTTAAAATTATACTGTACCGATCCAGAGCACGAAGATTTTGAAACCATCGTGCAGGATGTGTACTTGGGAACAATTCCATACATGACGCCTAGTGGAACCTTTGTGATCAATGGTGCCGAAAGAGTAGTGGTTTCCCAATTGCACCGATCTCCAGGGGTTTTCTTTGGACAGTCGTTCCACGCGAACGGTACAAAATTGTATTCAGCCCGGGTAATTCCTTTCAAGGGATCTTGGATTGAATTTGCTACCGATATCAATGGTGTAATGTACGCTTACATTGATCGGAAGAAAAAGTTGCCGGTAACCACCCTTTTCCGTGCCATTGGATTTGAAAGGGATAAGGATATTTTGGAAATCTTCGATCTATCCGAAGAAGTAAAAGTTTCCAAAGCCGGACTTAAAAAAGTATTGGGCCGCAAATTGGCCGCCAGGGTGTTGAACACATGGCATGAAGATTTCGTGGACGAGGATACCGGAGAAGTGGTTTCCATCGAACGTAACGAGATCATCCTTGATCGTGATACCGTTTTGGAAAAAGAGCACGTGGATGAAATCATTGATGCCGACGTGAAGACCATTCTACTTCACAAGGAAAACAATGCGCAGTCAGACTATGCCATTATCCACAACACATTGCAAAAAGACCCTACCAACTCAGAAAAAGAAGCGGTAGAGCATATCTATAGACAATTGCGTAATGCTGAGCCGCCAGATGAAGAGACCGCTCGTGGCATTATCGAGAAATTGTTCTTCTCCGATCAACGTTACTCTTTGGGTGAGGTAGGTCGTTACAGAATGAACAAGAAATTGGGCTTGGACATTGGTATGGACAAAGAGGTTCTTACCAAAGAAGATATCATCACCATCATCAAGTATTTGATTGAGTTGATCAACTCCAAAGCGGAGATTGATGATATCGATCACTTGTCCAACCGACGTGTACGTACTGTGGGCGAGCAATTGTCCTCTCAGTTTGGTGTAGGTTTGGCACGTATGGCACGTACCATTCGTGAGCGTATGAACGTTCGTGACAACGAGGTATTTACCCCGATTGACCTGATCAACGCAAAGACCTTGTCTTCTGTGATCAACTCCTTCTTCGGAACCAATCAGTTGTCCCAGTTCATGGACCAGACCAACCCATTGGCTGAGATTACACACAAAAGAAGATTATCCGCCCTTGGACCAGGTGGTCTTTCCCGTGAAAGAGCCGGATTCGAGGTGCGTGACGTTCACTATACCCACTACGGAAGATTGTGTCCTATTGAGACCCCTGAAGGACCAAACATTGGTTTGATCTCTTCCCTTTCCGTATTTGCGAAGGTGAACAATATGGGCTTCTTGGAAACCCCTTATCGTAAAGTTGAGAATGGAAAAGTAGATACGAAAAACCATATCTACTTGAGTGCAGAGGAAGAAGAGGGAATGAAGATTGCCCAAGCCAACATTCCATTGGCCAAGGATGGAACCATTGAAAGGGAAAAAGTAATTGCCCGTGAAGAAGGTGATTTTCCTGTGGTGGATCCTGCTGAAATTCAATATACCGATGTTGCTCCCAACCAGATTGCATCCATCTCCGCTTCCTTGATCCCATTTTTGGAGCATGATGATGCAAACCGTGCTTTGATGGGCTCCAACATGATGCGTCAGGCTGTACCCTTGTTGCGTCCAGATTCGCCAATCGTGGGTACTGGTTTGGAAAGACAGGTGGCTACAGATTCTCGAGTATTGATCAATGCCGAAGGCGATGGTGTCGTGGAATATGTGGATGCGCAGAAAATCACCATTAAATATGATAGAACCGAGGAAGAGCGCTTGGTAAGCTTCGAAGAAGATTCCAAGACCTACGATTTGGTGAAGTTTAGAAAAACCAACCAAGGTACCAGCATCAACTTGAAGCCTATCGTTAAAAAAGGCGATAAGGTGAAAAAAGGTCAGGTACTTTGTGAAGGGTACGCTACTGAAAAAGGTGAATTGGCCTTGGGTAGAAACATGAAGGTGGCCTTCATGCCGTGGAAAGGATACAACTTTGAGGATGCCATCGTAATCTCTGAAAAAGTGGTTCGTGAGGATATTTTTACCTCCATCCACATTGATGAGTACGCGCTTGAAGTTAGGGATACCAAGTTGGGTGCTGAAGAGTTGACCAATGATATTCCAAACGTTTCCGAAGAAGCTACCAAAGATTTGGACGAGTACGGTATGATTCGTATCGGTGCCGAAGTGAAGCCTGGTGATATTTTGATCGGTAAGATCACCCCTAAAGGTGAATCTGATCCTACTCCGGAAGAAAAACTGTTGCGTGCCATCTTTGGTGACAAGGCCGGTGACGTAAAAGATGCTTCCTTGAAAGCTTCTCCATCATTGAGTGGAGTTGTTATCGATAAGAAATTGTTCTCACGTTCCATCAAAGACAAGAGAAAACGTTCCGAAGATAAAGAGGCTATCTCAAGATTGGAGATGGACTACGAAGTGAAATTCCAACAATTGAAAGATGTATTGATTGAGAAATTGTTTGGATTGATCAACGGTAAAACATCACAAGGTGTTATCAACGATTTGGGTGAAGAAGTACTTCCAAAAGGAAAGAAATACACCATTAAAATGTTGAACGCTGTTGATGATTTTGCCCACTTGGTAGGTGGTAGCTGGACAACGGATGACGATACCAATGCTTTGGTGGCCGATTTGTTGCACAACTACAAAATCAAGTTGAACGACATTCAAGGAAACCTAAGAAGGGATAAGTTCACCATCTCTGTTGGAGATGAACTTCCCGCCGGTATCATGAAGTTGGCTAAGGTCTATATCGCCAAAAAACGTAAGCTGAAAGTAGGTGATAAAATGGCGGGTCGTCACGGTAACAAAGGTATCGTGGCACGAATTGTTCGTCAAGAAGACATGCCGTTCTTGGAAGATGGAACCCCTGTGGATATCGTATTGAACCCACTAGGTGTACCTTCAAGGATGAACATTGGTCAGATTTACGAAACCGTTTTGGGTTGGGCCGGACAGAAATTGGGCCAGAAATATGGAACTCCAATTTTTGATGGTGCCACGTTGGACGAGATCAACGAGCTTACCGATAAAGCGGGTGTACCTAGATTTGGACATACCCACCTTTACGACGGTGGAACAGGTCAACGTTTTGACCAAGCTGCTACCGTTGGGGTGATCTATATGTTGAAATTGGGTCACATGGTAGACGATAAAATGCACGCACGTTCCATTGGACCATACTCATTGATCACACAACAA
Encoded here:
- the tuf gene encoding elongation factor Tu, which codes for MAKETFDRSKPHLNIGTIGHVDHGKTTLTAAITTVLANAGLSELRSFDSIDNAPEEKERGITINTSHVEYQTENRHYAHVDCPGHADYVKNMVTGAAQMDGAILVVAATDGPMPQTREHILLGRQVGIPRIVVFLNKVDMVDDEELLELVEMEVRELLSFYEYDGDNGPVIAGSALGALNGEQKWVDTVMELMKAVDEWIEEPQREVDKDFLMPIEDVFTITGRGTVATGRIETGIANTGDAVDIIGMGAEKLSSTITGVEMFRKILDRGEAGDNVGILLRGIEKSDIKRGMVICKPGSVKPHAKFKAEVYILKKEEGGRHTPFHNNYRPQFYVRTTDVTGNINLPDGVEMVMPGDNLTITVDLIQPIALSVGLRFAIREGGRTVGAGQVTEILD
- the rpoB gene encoding DNA-directed RNA polymerase subunit beta; translated protein: MFTNTTERVNFASAKNIPDYPDFLDIQIKSFQDFFQLETKSDERGNEGLYNTFMENFPITDTRNQFVLEFLDYFIDPPRYSIQECIERGLTYSVPLKARLKLYCTDPEHEDFETIVQDVYLGTIPYMTPSGTFVINGAERVVVSQLHRSPGVFFGQSFHANGTKLYSARVIPFKGSWIEFATDINGVMYAYIDRKKKLPVTTLFRAIGFERDKDILEIFDLSEEVKVSKAGLKKVLGRKLAARVLNTWHEDFVDEDTGEVVSIERNEIILDRDTVLEKEHVDEIIDADVKTILLHKENNAQSDYAIIHNTLQKDPTNSEKEAVEHIYRQLRNAEPPDEETARGIIEKLFFSDQRYSLGEVGRYRMNKKLGLDIGMDKEVLTKEDIITIIKYLIELINSKAEIDDIDHLSNRRVRTVGEQLSSQFGVGLARMARTIRERMNVRDNEVFTPIDLINAKTLSSVINSFFGTNQLSQFMDQTNPLAEITHKRRLSALGPGGLSRERAGFEVRDVHYTHYGRLCPIETPEGPNIGLISSLSVFAKVNNMGFLETPYRKVENGKVDTKNHIYLSAEEEEGMKIAQANIPLAKDGTIEREKVIAREEGDFPVVDPAEIQYTDVAPNQIASISASLIPFLEHDDANRALMGSNMMRQAVPLLRPDSPIVGTGLERQVATDSRVLINAEGDGVVEYVDAQKITIKYDRTEEERLVSFEEDSKTYDLVKFRKTNQGTSINLKPIVKKGDKVKKGQVLCEGYATEKGELALGRNMKVAFMPWKGYNFEDAIVISEKVVREDIFTSIHIDEYALEVRDTKLGAEELTNDIPNVSEEATKDLDEYGMIRIGAEVKPGDILIGKITPKGESDPTPEEKLLRAIFGDKAGDVKDASLKASPSLSGVVIDKKLFSRSIKDKRKRSEDKEAISRLEMDYEVKFQQLKDVLIEKLFGLINGKTSQGVINDLGEEVLPKGKKYTIKMLNAVDDFAHLVGGSWTTDDDTNALVADLLHNYKIKLNDIQGNLRRDKFTISVGDELPAGIMKLAKVYIAKKRKLKVGDKMAGRHGNKGIVARIVRQEDMPFLEDGTPVDIVLNPLGVPSRMNIGQIYETVLGWAGQKLGQKYGTPIFDGATLDEINELTDKAGVPRFGHTHLYDGGTGQRFDQAATVGVIYMLKLGHMVDDKMHARSIGPYSLITQQPLGGKAQFGGQRFGEMEVWALEAYGASSTLREILTVKSDDVIGRAKTYESIVKGETMPEPGLPESFNVLMHELKGLGLDIRLEE
- the secE gene encoding preprotein translocase subunit SecE yields the protein MLTYIKESFEELKNNVTWLDRDKASNLMVIVAVFSIVFALATWGVDSLFSKLIGLYFDKLIG
- the rplA gene encoding 50S ribosomal protein L1 is translated as MARLTKKQKEAQAKIEKNKLYSLDEASSLIKEITNVKFDASIDLAVRLGVDPRKANQMVRGVVTLPHGTGKDVKVLALVTPDKEAEAKEAGADYVGLDEYLDKIKGGWTDVDVIITMPSVMGKLGPLGRVLGPRGLMPNPKTGTVTMDVAKAVSDVKAGKIDFKVDKTGIVHAAIGKASFSADKIAGNAKELIDTLNKLKPAAAKGVYMKSIYMSSTMSPSVQLDPKAV
- the rplK gene encoding 50S ribosomal protein L11, yielding MAKEVDKVVKLQVRGGAANPSPPVGPALGAAGVNIMEFCKQFNARTQDKPGKVLPVVITVYKDKSFDFVVKTPPAAVQLLEAAKIKKGSGEPNRVKPGSVTWDQVKQIAEDKMVDLNAFTVESAMSMVAGTARSMGLKVSGQRPF
- the nusG gene encoding transcription termination/antitermination protein NusG; translated protein: MSEVLEKKWYVVRAVSGQENKIKGYIESEVERAGFGDYLEEVLVPTEKVVQIRNGKKINKERVYFPGYIMIKANLGGEMVHIIRSITNVIGFLGEVKGGDPVPLRKSEVNRMLGKVDELAVNTDNVAIPFVLGETVKVIDGPFNGFNGTVEKINEEKRKLEVMVKIFGRKTPLELSYMQVEKV
- the rplJ gene encoding 50S ribosomal protein L10, which encodes MTREEKATVIEDLTAQLAENANIYLADISGLDAVATSNLRRACFKANIKLAVVKNTLLAKAMEASDKEFGELPGVLKGNTSMMFSETGNAPAKLIKDFRKKSDRPLLKGAFIEEAVYIGDENLDKLVSIKSKEEVIGDIIGLLQSPAKNVISGLKSGGGKLAGILKTLSEKE
- the rplL gene encoding 50S ribosomal protein L7/L12; protein product: MADLKDFAEQLVNLTVKEVNELADILKEEYGIEPAAAAVAVAGGASAGGGEGEAAEEKSEFDVILKAAGASKLAVVKLVKELTGLGLKDAKDIVDSAPKAVKEGIAKDEAEGIKKSLEEAGAEVELK